A genomic region of Candidozyma auris chromosome 5, complete sequence contains the following coding sequences:
- the THR4 gene encoding threonine synthase THR4 — protein MSHQTYRSTRSTTDQTLSFEDAVMTGLASDGGLFVPSTIPVLKSSFITEWKDFSFQELAFNIMRHYVAESEIPNDDLHSLIDKSYSSFRSSAVTPTVPLDEKRGLYLLELFHGPTYAFKDVALQFVGNLFEYFLERRNKLIEDESKRTKITVVGATSGDTGSAAIYGLRGKKDVSVFILYPKGRVSPIQEQQMTTVEDDNVHTLSVNGTFDDCQDIVKELFGDEEFNSKYNIGAVNSINWARILAQMTYYFYSYFQLVKRLEGQDNAIKPDIRFVVPSGNFGDILAGFYAKSMGLPVDKLIIATNENDILDRFLKSGKYERSGEVKATYSPAMDILISSNFERLLWFLIRERVANQNSCEAGAILSSWMKQLKSSGSFTAADAVVKSAREHFGSARVTDAETLQTIRDTYDTHPSKYVLDPHSAIGVKASYDFIKSDSSNGDGRLVKYISLATAHPAKFADVVDRALSSVEGYSFEKDVLPEELKVLAAKKKRVTHVDLAISQRVKEVIAAKLHVH, from the coding sequence ATGTCACATCAAACTTACAGATCAACGCGGTCTACTACTGACCAAACTTTATCTTTCGAAGATGCGGTCATGACAGGCCTCGCCTCTGATGGCGGTCTTTTTGTCCCATCAACTATTCCGGTGTTGAAAAGCCTGTTCATTACTGAATGGAAGGATTTTTCCTTTCAAGAGTTGGCATTCAATATTATGCGTCACTATGTTGCTGAATCAGAGATCCCTAATGATGATCTTCACTCATTAATTGATAAGTCATATTCCTCTTTTAGATCCTCCGCTGTCACTCCCACGGTGCCCTTGGATGAGAAACGTGGACTTTATTTACTCGAGCTATTTCACGGACCAACGTATGCTTTCAAGGATGTggctcttcaatttgttggaaatctttttgaatactttttggaaagacGTAATAAGCTCATTGAAGACGAAAGCAAGCGTACGAAGATCACGGTGGTAGGCGCAACATCTGGCGATACCGGGTCTGCTGCAATATATGGCTTGCGAGGCAAGAAAGATGTCTCCGTGTTTATTTTGTACCCTAAAGGAAGAGTTTCTCCAATTCAAGAGCAACAGATGACTACTGTGGAGGATGATAATGTACACACATTGTCTGTGAATGGTACCTTCGATGATTGTCAAGACATTGTGAAGGAACTTTTTGGGGATGAAGAATTCAATCTGAAGTACAACATAGGCGCAGTCAACTCAATCAATTGGGCAAGGATCTTAGCTCAGATGACTTATTACTTTTACTCCTATTTTCAGCTTGTAAAGAGATTGGAAGGTCAAGATAATGCTATCAAACCAGACATAAGATTCGTTGTACCATCTGGAAATTTTGGTGACATTTTGGCGGGATTCTATGCCAAGTCAATGGGGCTACCAGTCGACAAATTGATTATCGCGACAAATGAGAATGATATTTTGGACCGTTTTTTGAAACTGGGCAAGTACGAAAGAAGTGGAGAAGTCAAAGCTACTTACTCTCCAGCAATGGATATCCTCATTTCCTCTAACTTCGAAAGGTTGTTGTGGTTCTTAATTCGTGAAAGGGTCGCTAATCAGAATAGTTGCGAAGCAGGTGCTATATTGAGCAGTTGGATGAAGCAGTTGAAAAGCTCTGGCTCGTTTACTGCAGCAGATGCAGTCGTGAAGCTGGCAAGAGAACACTTTGGGTCTGCGAGAGTTACTGATGCTGAAACACTTCAGACAATAAGGGATACTTACGATACGCATCCTTCCAAGTACGTCTTAGACCCACATTCTGCCATAGGTGTGAAAGCCTCAtatgatttcatcaagtcAGACTCATCGAACGGCGATGGAAGGTTAGTGAAATACATTTCGCTTGCCACTGCTCATCCAGCTAAGTTTGCAGATGTTGTTGACAGGGCCTTGCTGTCTGTGGAAGGCTACTCATTCGAAAAGGATGTCTTGCCAGAAGAATTGAAggttttggctgcaaaaaagaagcgtGTCACTCATGTAGACCTCGCTATCTCTCAAAGAGTGAAAGAAGTGATAGCCGCGAAGTTGCACGTTCATTGA